The following proteins are co-located in the Macrobrachium rosenbergii isolate ZJJX-2024 chromosome 26, ASM4041242v1, whole genome shotgun sequence genome:
- the LOC136852721 gene encoding uncharacterized protein, which produces MDRNDEEHSITPFDVQHPIQDIIQGFGHHGQDHHHVQEQPHQHQHHQHHHHHQQQGQHQRHPVGEGGYGPSTQMSQTEIDFIGILAAIALKLLISTALASWFLFAGQSLYSIASVTGTTAVFGQDSSLGYIYKTLPLVEAILRGEQYFYRRND; this is translated from the exons ATGGACAGAAATGATGAGGAACATTCTATCACGCCCTTCGACGTGCAACACCCGATTCAAGATATCATACAAGGATTTGGGCATCATGG ACAAGATCACCACCATGTGCAGGAGCAAccccaccaacaccaacaccaccaacatcaccaccaccaccaacaacaaggACAGCACCAGCGCCACCCAGTGGGGGAGGGGGGCTACGGCCCATCGACGCAGATGTCCCAGACGGAGATAGACTTCATCGGCATACTGGCCGCCATAGCCCTCAAACTCCTCATCTCCACGGCCCTGGCTTCCTGGTTCCTCTTCGCCGGACAGTCCCTGTACAGCATAGCCTCTGTCACCGGCACGACGGCAGTGTTCGGGCAGGACTCCAGCCTGGGCTACATCTACAAGACCCTCCCGCTGGTCGAGGCAATCCTCAGGGGGGAGCAGTACTTCTACAGGAGGAATGATTGA